The Rosa rugosa chromosome 1, drRosRugo1.1, whole genome shotgun sequence genomic sequence AAAACTAATTAGAGATGGGAAGTGGGAGTTAGCAATGACAAAGGTTTTCCAAAATAGACCGATAAtaataagagagaaaaattcaggtaccgtccccaaactatgctgccaaagccaatttgatacccgaactctcaaaagtatcaatgtgatacccaaagacctatattggcatcaacgtgatacttccgtcaaaaaaatCCAACAGCTCCGTTTGTTTGCTAACTTGGTAAGCATgtgggcaaaaaaaaaagggcaaaatggactttttaccctctctttttttcttttcatttctttttcttcttctttcaacctgactcttcttcttctctctccacctcctctctctcctctccttctccaccaGACCACCACCCAAAgtcccaaaccatcactaacccCGCCGATATCCTCTCCAATTAGGCTCTGCCATCGTCCGCAAGCTCCAGTCCTTAGGTTTCACCAACCTCGTCCTCCGCACCCACACCGACCTCGACCTCACGCGCTAAAACGACGTCGAGTCCTTCTTCGCCGCCGAAAAGCCCCAATTCGTAATCCTCGCCGCCGCTAAATCGGCGGCATCCGCGCCACCAACAGCACCCGGCTGACTTCATCGCCCTCAACCTCCAAATCCAGACCAACGTCATCGACGCCTCGCACCGATTCGGAGTCAACAAGCTCCTCTTCCGGGGATTGGTGTAAATGCAAGAGGAGCTGATAACCTTGTCGGAATTGCAGTAAACGCCGGCGAAATTACTGGGGTCAGAAGTGAAATCCCAGGAGGCACCCTACTGAGCATCGATCTCTTTTCACTGGGATTGGTCGATCTAGATTTCTTGCTCTGTTTTCTGGGGAAGCACAACTAAGGTTTTGCTCTGACTTGCGTCACTTTTGATTTTAGTTGAATCAATTTGATCAAATTAGTGGAGACCCAGTTCGATTCACTCATTTTTCTTATCTGGGTCTGTCTTAGATATTCAAAATAGTTGCACAAAATGTTGGATCCGTGCGATAAGCTGAGTGATCAGTTACAGAGCTTTCTTTTTGTGATCTCAATCTTTGGTTTTGATATGCTAGTGTAGATATTAGATGAtaagcaaagaagaaaaagataaagtGTTAAAGGTCATAATCTGGGTTGGTGGGTGGTGGGTCTTCCTTATTGGTTTTAGCCTACTGCTTGCTTGCTTTCTGATGATGGAGTAATTGATTAGAACAGCAATAGCAAGTAATAGTACCAGTATAAGGGACAGAGAGAGATAATGAGGCGTCAAATTCGGGTCACCAACAAGGCAACAACTACAAATCGAATTTCATGGCCTTCTTTATTTAAATTcacaaatctgattatattgaGTGATGATGATGGAGATAGAACAACATGTTTTATCTGGGTTTATGACATACTGAATTTATCTGGGTTTGATTTTGAGTTTGTGAGGATGATGGAAAAGACAAGAGAAGCTGGCGTAGTAGTAAAGTAGGCTTAAGCATCATCGACTCCTCATGATGATGATGTCAAGTTTTCTGGGAAAGTTCCCAGACcatcagagaagaagaagatgaagaagaatgaaaaagaaaaagaaaaaaaaagaattaacaaaagaaaagggtaaattggtctttttctttgtttttggtcttcatgtgcttgccacgtcatttTTCTAACGGAACCGTCACGAATTCTGGACGGAGGTATCACATCGATGTCAATATAAacctttgggtatcacattgatacgtttgagagctcgggtatcaaattggccttggcacaaTAGTTTGGGGAGgttacctgaatttttctctaataATACCTAGCAATGTGTAATGACCCTTCTTAAGCACATATGCTAATAGAGGAAAATTAAAGGTCAAAGTCTTTGACGAGAGTTGATAGGGCACTGATAGCTGATAAGCTTAAGCAATAACAATGTTCTCATGTCCTCGTGAATCACGCTCGTTAGACGTTAAATCTGCAGGGGATATAGATTGCTCTCTGTAATCTACATTTGTAACTCAACCGGCCATATGGCACCCAACTACCGCATATCCATGCATACATTAACCCAAAacccctaaaagttgactttggTAAAGAAACAAAACGGATCATAATCCATGCAACATTATGACTGTAACAGCCAAATTCACAATTAAAACATACTTCGAGAGTTTTAGCAAGCGGTTGACTCCATGATAATGCAACTTCTGGGAGGGAAGGTGGGAAGTTCCACGATCTTACACGTACCGTGGTAATCCCCGGAACATAGTTCCCCAACAGCTTTGAGTTGATGGCATGAGGTGTCCCAACGCGCGCAAGACTAGGTTATCAATTAGGTTTTGTGGGAGTCACAAATAATCCGGAGTCTGAACACAAGTCCAGAAGtccttatattttttttttttaattaaaaaaaaaaaactgagttGAACACCTCTTTGCCGCCAAATATGTTAGTCTTCGATCTATCTTTATGTATTCCACAGTTCCCTATTGATAAAATGATTAAAAttctattctaaaaaaaaatgattaaaattcaaaaccctaCACATTGTTTTGCCAAAACCCCGAGACACCAAAAGAAAACTTGGTAAATGTCAACATAGCATATGCCAGAAAACTTAGCATATATATAGAGGGTACTGTGCTCTGCTTGATATTGTTTTCACGTCAAGTCATCCCATGATTTAAATGGCTGCTCACTCGTTTGTTATTCATTAGCCATTCGGTTCCGTTTATTGCTCTGGTCCATTACTTCTCGGAGAAGTTAAGATATTCTTCCACTTTTTCATTCGAGTATCAGTATCTATTTGCCTCGCCTAATTGTGTTACGGGTATAGCGTCTATATCATCAGGCATGTATTAGaaatgtgtttttgttttgcgACTCATATTTAAGTTATAGTTGAGTGAAAATATATAGCTCTTTAAGAAGCAACATATATActgttgtgcggaagcgtaacaaacaCAATATTGATATGGAACTAGATGAGTGACCAAACAAcgaaaaagaaagcaaacacaaagaacacaagaatttatagtggttcactcaatcaaTGTGATTGAGCTACGTCCACTTCGGAGCCGGCGAGAAATTCCACTATAATCAATTGGAGAGAATACAATTAGAGCTTGAGAATAAACTCTACCCAAACCCCAATACAACCAATTCCCTAGTAAAACTGAGAATAGGCTATTAATCTAGGTTAATTATTTCTCTCCCAAAAAACAATCCCTGCGGCAGCAATACCTTGCTATATATATTCCCTAATTAACTTAGGGATGCATATATAACCTAATTAACCTAGGCAGCCCATGGGCTCTTCACATTTGACTTTGTCCACCAATCAAATTAAAGCCAATATTCAATAATCTCCACCTTGGCTTTACTTGATGTAAATTCTCCAAAGTAGAACTTCAAAACCAATCGCCGCTCCGACATCCCCGTAGGGAATTTCAAATTCTACAAACACCAATCAAGTTCAAGCAATGCTTGAACTTGCTCAATGGAACCGACTTTGTCAACATATCAGCAGGATTATCTGCAGTTCCAATTTTGAGGAGTTGAACATCACCATCTGACGAATCTTgtgaaatttgacattgatatgtTTAGTACGAGCATGAGTAACTTGGTTCTCTGCTAAATGAATAGCACTTTGACTGTCACAAAAAATATCCACATATTCTTGAATAATTCTCAAGTCCTCAAGCAAACCACGAAGCCAAACTGCATCTTTTGCACCCTCTGTTACCGCCATATATTCAGCTTCTGTAGTCGACAAAGCAATTGCAGATTGCAAATTCGACTTCCAACTCACCGGTCCACTAGCAAGAGTAAACACATAAGCTGTAGTAGATCGGCACTTATCCAAATCACCTGCAAAATCAGAGTCCACATATCCAACAACACACTGACTCGTCTTATTCTGCTCAAAAACCAATCCAACATCCATAGTACCAAGAATATACCGTAGAATCCACTTTACTGCTTGCCAATGACCTTTACCTGGGTTATGCATATATCTGCTCACCACACTTAAGGCCTGTGAAATATCCGGTCTAGTACACACCATACAATACTTCAAGCTACCAACAGCACTAGCATAAGGAACTTTGGCCATATATTTCATATCATCATCTGTGCTAGGAGACATAGTAGATTTAAGCTTAAAGTGAGAGGCAAGAGGTGTACTTACAAGTTTAGATTTATCATTCATGCCAAACCGATGCAGTACCTTCTTCAAATATTGCTTCTGTGACAAACAAACTTTGCCTCTTGATTTATCTCTTTAGATTTCCATGCCCAAAATCTTTTTTGCTtctcccaagtccttcatctcaaattcaccaCTCAATTGTGATTTCAAttgtaataacctagttttttttaatcaaacaatttggtggcaaacaccggttccgtgatttaaggttagtggacaattgcataatttgaaggccggtgctttaacatgattatgcatgagtggaagaacgaatcaattaagctaagaaacgaattctctctctctcacgtccgaaaccacccaaaacagagcaaaacttctccaaactctctctcactccaccggccaccaatcaagaccagaacacttcctatagcttcgcctcgaccttgcgcagctgcaggtggcagccttgaaccacgacacggccaccagcggcggcgggaagctccgcccggtttgagctcgttttggttccaagcttgatatctcaagctaccggccaacaatcctcaccaaacttcacccacgagctcgcctcaacgtcctgaagctcccagaagtggccttgcacggcggcgctactcgtggtggcggctggaagccagacccgatcaaatcgaaaaccgaagcttcgatcggtatatctcgagctgtagtgcatcgttttgattgattctttttccagtgggttccccttgatgttgttaacaactctctagaaggcatcgaggcctgaaattgaagtttttacgtcgatcggagccctcgccggattctgcaaaattctgcaaattttccgaccaccgaagctttcgatcggtatatctcgagctacagaccatatttttctgtgattcttgaaccaatgcgttcgtcttgagtttcttaacaactctctagaaggaatcgaagcctgaaattgaagttttgacgtcgaaatcaagccttgccggattctgcaaatttcgccggattctggaaattttccggccacctcgactgttctaggtaatttccgaccacttcctttcgttttcagacttcatgctagttatgaaagtggatcaactcgtcattttgaacaagtttgtagttgacgacttttgcatcggaggtggttgaccgccgcgttgaccgccgttgaccgcccactgaccgccgcttgtggcggcgtattcgaccatattttgagtttttattatctaggtgatgatctacgcatccttacgagcgttttgatatataacatggtcatgttagaaaaagttgataaatagtggatttacgtttttacgttactatttacggttttttttacgttttatcttcggtttacgatctgtgaagatcagaccatcggttttacttcaaattttagtatgttgatcgtatgactgtcccgatgactttgtgaggtcacgggcgaagatccgaccgttggatcctcgtataattgagaaatagttattcggaaggcgattcgtgagaatccgaccgtcggattttcatataattttgtggagatgttagtaagggcgattcaggaagatctgaccgttggatcttcgtgataattttggaggatgatcctaagggcgatccgtgaggatccgaccgttggatcatcattatattcagatctgaccgttggatcgtcgtttaattacatttatgagttgttggctaagttaagatcattattggattaggttatcgacggattgatttggtggacgattcggattgatgtatttggctttttagaagacgcagctggattagaggtgagtaaacctcacgtggttcatattacgaaccgaataaatttaattaccttattttgtcgtaattgcgtgaaaatatttatggaataaatatttgttttaaaatcatatggacttgatcaactacggtccatgggtaagtaaaatgatttttactatacaaatgaatttctcagttttattgcatgtgaactatagttggtattagtgattatccctgagcggataattacgtatatatatatttacgtgattatatgtgaatggtgtgacattgaagagtgtggaattgggatgattaaattattatgaattgacatgtgacttaccatatttttatgtgatgaacatgattgatgagttcttgttaatattcaagatttacattggagtatagagttggagaaagtaggattctgaggacgaggtgtccgaagttcgacggttaaggataaccggagtgtttgtgtactgaggacggggatgtccaaggtgcgacggtttattattaaccgaagttgtgtactgaggacggggatgtccaaggtgcgacggtttattattaaccgaagttgtgtgctgaggacggggatgtccaaagcgcgacggtttattattaaccgaagtatatggtgctgaggacggggatgtccaaagcgcgacggttatagtgttaaccgaagtatttttgccgttgcttgaccctaggccaaggtgtcagaggtaacgaggcagttagagctctaacgtgttatgggatgggaccaaagtggtgatagtgttgtgagataggaccaaagtggtgatattgaattggtttgacgtttgcgtcgtggatgttgagattgttggttgtgttgttgagttataagaattgtaatttaaaatcaacagttctttcttgtttactcatacgagctttaaagatttctttaaagcttaccgggttttgtgttgttgccaattcccggtgcactattaaattcaaatggtgtagcgggaaatcctacaggtcaggaagatcaaggcggagatcgtgcgggttagagtttttgtttcagtttacagctttgtaaattgtgagatgtattattaagaggtgtgaagtgtggttgttgtgagaaaaaaattcaggacgtttattctattaagttgtataattcatgtttcggattttaattgtatttaaaattcggggcgtgacagtttggtatcagagc encodes the following:
- the LOC133730858 gene encoding secreted RxLR effector protein 161-like, which codes for MSPSTDDDMKYMAKVPYASAVGSLKYCMVCTRPDISQALSVVSRYMHNPGKGHWQAVKWILRYILGTMDVGLVFEQNKTSQCVVGYVDSDFAGDLDKCRSTTAYVFTLASGPVSWKSNLQSAIALSTTEAEYMAVTEGAKDAVWLRGLLEDLRIIQEYVDIFCDSQSAIHLAENQVTHARTKHINVKFHKIRQMVMFNSSKLELQIILLIC